From Acinetobacter lwoffii, a single genomic window includes:
- a CDS encoding glycosyltransferase family 4 protein: MRILLLTQWFDPEPTFKGLAFAKELKRQGHDVQVLTGFPNYPGGKIYDGYKLKLYQREEVDGISILRVALYPNHDSSALKRIFNYISFAFMAILFGIFATRKADVIYAYHPPLTVGIAAIFIKFFRRTPIVYDIQDMWPDTLKATGMLNNNKILNLIGSICKLVYGFVDHIVVLCPGFKKLLTERGVPEEKISIIYNWCDEQSLTQAQSAKVEYQQLMQNKFNIIFAGNMGKAQALDIILEVAKNLQDFPDIQFVFVGGGTETERLKQRSIIEGIPNAVFIPRMPMAEVGGILELSSLLLVHLKKDPLFEITVPSKTQAYMAMGKPVLMAVEGNAADLVKAAECGCVAISENVESIQQAILKIYHLPASEQLQMGLNARNYYLQELSLESGVKQFIEVFEKVQHD; encoded by the coding sequence ATGAGAATTCTTCTTTTAACGCAGTGGTTTGATCCTGAACCTACTTTTAAAGGACTGGCTTTTGCCAAAGAGTTAAAACGACAAGGTCATGATGTTCAGGTACTCACGGGGTTTCCAAATTACCCGGGTGGGAAAATTTATGATGGGTATAAATTAAAACTTTATCAACGTGAAGAAGTAGATGGAATATCCATTTTACGTGTTGCTTTATATCCTAATCATGATAGCTCTGCGTTAAAAAGAATTTTTAACTATATTAGCTTTGCATTTATGGCAATACTTTTTGGCATTTTTGCAACCAGAAAAGCCGATGTCATTTATGCTTATCATCCCCCATTAACTGTGGGAATAGCTGCTATTTTCATTAAGTTTTTTCGACGTACACCGATTGTCTATGACATTCAGGATATGTGGCCTGATACCCTAAAAGCAACAGGCATGTTGAATAACAATAAAATTTTAAATCTTATTGGTTCAATCTGTAAGCTGGTTTATGGATTTGTTGATCATATTGTCGTGCTATGTCCTGGCTTTAAAAAGCTGCTGACAGAACGTGGTGTACCAGAAGAAAAAATTAGCATTATTTATAATTGGTGTGATGAGCAGAGTTTAACTCAGGCTCAGTCTGCAAAGGTTGAATATCAACAACTCATGCAGAACAAGTTTAATATTATTTTTGCAGGAAATATGGGGAAAGCTCAGGCTTTAGATATTATTTTAGAGGTTGCTAAAAATCTTCAGGATTTTCCAGATATTCAGTTTGTATTTGTTGGTGGAGGGACAGAAACTGAGCGTTTAAAACAACGCTCAATTATTGAAGGTATACCTAATGCTGTTTTTATCCCTCGTATGCCTATGGCTGAAGTTGGAGGTATATTAGAACTGTCTAGTTTATTACTGGTACACTTAAAAAAAGATCCTTTATTTGAAATCACAGTACCTTCTAAAACTCAGGCTTATATGGCGATGGGTAAACCCGTGTTAATGGCTGTAGAGGGTAATGCTGCTGATCTTGTAAAAGCTGCTGAGTGCGGTTGTGTAGCAATATCTGAAAATGTAGAAAGTATTCAGCAAGCTATTTTAAAAATTTATCACTTACCTGCTAGTGAGCAACTACAAATGGGCTTGAATGCGCGTAATTATTATTTACAGGAATTATCTTTAGAAAGTGGCGTTAAACAGTTCATTGAAGTTTTTGAAAAGGTACAACATGATTAA
- the wecB gene encoding non-hydrolyzing UDP-N-acetylglucosamine 2-epimerase, producing the protein MKKLKLMTVVGTRPEIIRLSRVMSACDQYFDHVLVHTGQNYDYELNEIFFTDLGIRKPDHFLNAAGATGAETIGNVIIAVDKVLEQVQPEALLVLGDTNSCMAALPAKRRKIPTFHMEAGNRCFDMRVPEEINRRIVDHTADINLTYSTIARDYLLAEGLPADQVIKTGSPMFEVLHHYKAKIEASDVLVRLGLKEHQYFIVSAHREENINSDQNFLDLVQMLNSVAEKYQYPVIVSTHPRTRKRIEELNIEFHPLIQLLKPLGFSDYNKLQLAAKATLSDSGTINEESSILNFPALNLRQAHERPEGMEEAAVMMVGLTAERILQGLDILDHQPRGEERLLRLVADYSMPNVSEKIVRIILSYTDYVNRVVWKKY; encoded by the coding sequence GTGAAGAAATTAAAATTAATGACCGTTGTTGGAACGCGTCCTGAAATTATTCGTTTATCACGTGTTATGTCTGCGTGTGATCAATATTTTGATCATGTTCTGGTGCATACAGGCCAAAATTATGATTATGAACTCAATGAAATTTTTTTTACCGATTTGGGTATCCGTAAACCTGATCATTTTTTAAATGCTGCAGGTGCGACGGGTGCAGAAACCATTGGTAATGTGATAATTGCTGTAGATAAAGTACTCGAGCAAGTTCAACCAGAAGCCTTACTGGTGTTGGGTGATACCAATAGCTGTATGGCCGCATTACCTGCAAAACGTCGTAAAATTCCAACATTCCATATGGAGGCAGGAAACCGCTGTTTTGATATGCGAGTGCCAGAAGAAATTAACCGTCGTATCGTCGATCATACCGCTGACATTAACTTGACCTATAGTACGATTGCACGAGATTACTTGTTGGCAGAAGGCTTACCCGCAGATCAGGTAATTAAAACAGGCAGCCCAATGTTTGAGGTTCTTCATCATTACAAGGCTAAAATTGAAGCATCGGACGTATTGGTGCGTTTGGGTTTAAAAGAGCATCAATACTTTATTGTCAGCGCGCATCGTGAAGAGAATATTAACTCTGATCAAAATTTTTTAGACTTAGTTCAAATGCTGAATTCAGTTGCGGAAAAGTATCAGTATCCTGTAATTGTTTCAACGCATCCACGTACCCGTAAGCGTATTGAAGAGCTGAATATTGAGTTTCATCCACTTATTCAGTTATTAAAACCACTAGGGTTTAGTGATTACAATAAGCTGCAACTTGCTGCCAAAGCGACTTTATCAGACAGTGGCACCATTAATGAAGAATCTTCAATTCTAAATTTCCCTGCTTTGAACTTGCGTCAGGCGCATGAACGTCCAGAAGGGATGGAAGAGGCTGCCGTGATGATGGTCGGTTTAACTGCTGAACGGATTTTGCAAGGTTTAGATATTCTGGATCATCAACCACGTGGTGAAGAACGATTACTACGTTTAGTGGCTGACTATAGTATGCCAAATGTGAGTGAAAAAATTGTGCGTATTATTTTAAGCTATACCGACTATGTTAACCGTGTGGTATGGAAGAAGTACTAA
- the wbjC gene encoding UDP-2-acetamido-2,6-beta-L-arabino-hexul-4-ose reductase, protein MKILVTGSNGFIAKNLIQFLSEESEIEVLKFNRDSSSEELEQSVLAADWIVHLAGINRPLNEQEFIEGNITLTQKIANILKRAKKQTPIILSSSIQVERDNAYGQSKLGGEQVLLELQQQQGNLVYICRLANVFGKWSRPNYNSAVATFCYNTANDLPIQIHDENALIRLVYVDDVVESFWNVIKGTQKVEQTFAIEPEYQISVGELAKTLAGFKHSRETLITDRVGTGLTRALYSTYLSFLKPEQFDYSVPKYGDQRGVFVEMLKTPDAGQFSYFTAHPGITRGGHYHHTKTEKFLVIKGQALFKFKHMVTGEFYELETTGDEPRIVETVPGWTHDITNIGNEEMVVMLWANEIFDREKPDTYAMPLTH, encoded by the coding sequence ATGAAAATTTTAGTCACAGGTTCCAACGGTTTTATTGCAAAAAACTTAATTCAATTCCTGTCTGAAGAATCAGAAATCGAAGTTTTAAAATTTAACCGAGATTCTAGTTCAGAAGAGTTAGAGCAATCTGTACTTGCTGCGGACTGGATTGTACATTTAGCGGGAATAAACCGCCCTTTAAATGAGCAAGAGTTTATTGAGGGAAATATTACCCTGACGCAAAAAATTGCAAATATTCTTAAGCGAGCAAAAAAGCAGACTCCTATTATTCTCTCGTCATCTATTCAGGTAGAACGTGATAATGCCTATGGCCAGAGTAAATTGGGTGGTGAACAGGTTTTATTGGAACTGCAGCAACAGCAGGGCAACCTTGTATATATTTGCCGCTTGGCCAATGTATTTGGTAAATGGTCACGTCCAAATTATAACTCGGCTGTTGCAACATTTTGTTATAACACTGCAAATGACTTACCGATTCAGATTCATGATGAAAATGCGCTTATTCGCCTAGTCTATGTGGATGATGTCGTAGAGTCATTCTGGAATGTTATTAAAGGTACACAAAAGGTAGAGCAAACTTTCGCTATAGAACCTGAATATCAAATCAGCGTAGGTGAGTTGGCTAAAACGCTGGCAGGCTTTAAACACTCACGCGAAACCTTGATTACGGATCGAGTGGGTACTGGTTTAACCCGTGCATTGTATTCAACCTATTTAAGTTTCTTAAAACCTGAACAGTTTGACTATAGCGTACCTAAATATGGCGACCAGCGTGGAGTATTTGTTGAAATGCTGAAAACGCCTGATGCAGGGCAGTTCTCCTACTTTACTGCACATCCGGGGATTACGCGTGGTGGCCATTATCACCATACCAAAACAGAAAAATTCTTGGTAATTAAAGGTCAGGCACTATTTAAGTTTAAGCATATGGTGACTGGCGAGTTTTATGAATTAGAAACAACAGGCGACGAACCACGAATTGTAGAAACTGTACCAGGCTGGACGCATGACATTACCAATATTGGTAATGAAGAAATGGTGGTCATGTTATGGGCAAATGAAATTTTTGACCGTGAAAAACCAGATACTTATGCCATGCCACTAACACATTAA
- a CDS encoding polysaccharide biosynthesis protein, which yields MSVFKSETLLITGGTGSFGNAVLKRFLETDIKEIRIFSRDEKKQDDMRKKYQSSKLKFYIGDVRDYNSVLNATRGVDYIYHAAALKQVPSCEFHPMEAVKTNVLGTENVLEAAIQNRVKRVVCLSTDKAVYPINAMGISKAMMEKVMVAKSRNLEELETVICGTRYGNVMASRGSVIPLFVDQIRQGKPLTITDPNMTRFMMTLEDAVDLVLYAFEHGENGDIFVQKAPAATIEVLAQALKELLNVEEHPVSIMGTRHGEKAYEALLSREEMVVAIDQGYYFRVPADQRDLNYEKYVEDGDLKITQYEDYNSHNTERLDVEGMKKLLLKLEFVRALTQGQYIDPET from the coding sequence ATGAGTGTTTTTAAGTCGGAAACTTTATTAATCACAGGCGGTACAGGCTCATTCGGAAATGCTGTTCTAAAACGTTTTTTAGAAACAGATATTAAAGAAATTCGTATCTTTAGCCGTGATGAAAAAAAGCAAGATGATATGCGTAAAAAATACCAGTCATCAAAGCTTAAATTCTATATTGGTGATGTACGTGATTATAACAGCGTGCTGAATGCAACTCGTGGTGTTGACTATATTTACCATGCAGCTGCACTGAAACAAGTACCATCTTGTGAATTTCACCCAATGGAAGCGGTCAAAACCAATGTGCTGGGTACAGAGAATGTATTGGAAGCAGCCATTCAAAACCGTGTAAAACGTGTGGTTTGCCTAAGTACAGACAAAGCTGTATATCCAATTAATGCCATGGGCATTTCTAAAGCCATGATGGAAAAAGTGATGGTGGCAAAATCACGCAACTTAGAAGAACTGGAAACGGTAATTTGTGGTACACGTTACGGTAATGTCATGGCATCTCGTGGTTCAGTAATTCCGTTATTTGTAGACCAGATTCGCCAAGGCAAACCCCTCACCATTACAGACCCCAATATGACTCGCTTCATGATGACTTTGGAAGATGCGGTTGATTTGGTGCTGTATGCGTTTGAGCATGGTGAGAACGGCGATATTTTTGTACAAAAAGCACCAGCCGCAACTATTGAAGTTTTGGCTCAGGCATTAAAAGAGTTGCTGAATGTAGAAGAACATCCAGTTTCAATTATGGGTACACGTCATGGTGAAAAAGCGTATGAAGCCTTACTCAGCCGTGAAGAAATGGTAGTTGCAATAGACCAAGGATATTACTTCCGAGTACCGGCAGATCAACGCGACCTGAACTATGAAAAATATGTAGAAGATGGTGATTTAAAAATTACTCAATACGAAGATTATAATTCGCATAATACTGAGCGCTTAGATGTTGAAGGTATGAAAAAGTTATTGTTAAAACTTGAATTTGTGCGTGCTTTAACTCAAGGTCAATATATAGATCCAGAGACTTAA
- a CDS encoding glycosyltransferase family 2 protein: protein MKVAIVAVCYNAYDDSVGLLDSIELAMRTCEFLDLHVIVCDNSNKSKGLEKLKERIKKLKFNYVKLDNVGYFPAFFAGKKLLDNITGVSDWDFVVVTNVDLQFDESFFKNLKGISISSDVGVLAPSILSKETSEDINPKIFKRPSKFKLSSLYCGFQFLWFYRFYSWLSVSRAKLRGSKRNTSSYRSYSSGTEMYAAHGSIMLFTKFYFNQGASIDYPRFLFGEEVFVAEEARLKGLKTIYAPELKIYDKEHGSTSKEADEFISLEHVKSYKYLLDSYF, encoded by the coding sequence ATGAAGGTTGCAATTGTTGCAGTATGTTATAATGCTTACGATGATTCGGTTGGATTGCTAGACTCTATTGAGTTGGCAATGAGAACATGTGAGTTTCTAGATTTGCATGTTATAGTTTGTGATAATTCTAATAAAAGTAAAGGATTGGAAAAGCTAAAAGAAAGGATAAAAAAATTAAAGTTTAATTATGTGAAATTAGATAATGTTGGATATTTCCCTGCTTTTTTTGCCGGAAAAAAACTTCTTGATAATATTACAGGTGTTAGTGATTGGGATTTTGTAGTGGTTACAAATGTTGATCTTCAATTTGATGAGAGTTTTTTTAAAAATTTAAAAGGCATTAGTATTTCTTCAGATGTAGGGGTCTTAGCACCTTCTATTTTATCCAAAGAAACTAGTGAGGATATAAATCCTAAAATTTTTAAAAGACCAAGTAAATTTAAACTATCGAGCCTCTATTGTGGTTTTCAGTTTTTATGGTTTTATCGCTTTTATAGTTGGTTGTCAGTTAGTCGAGCTAAATTACGTGGGTCGAAAAGAAATACCAGTAGTTATCGATCATATTCTTCAGGAACAGAAATGTATGCTGCTCATGGTTCAATAATGCTATTTACTAAATTTTATTTTAATCAAGGTGCTTCTATTGATTATCCTAGGTTTTTATTTGGTGAAGAGGTTTTTGTTGCGGAAGAAGCTAGATTGAAAGGATTAAAAACTATATATGCTCCAGAGTTGAAGATTTATGATAAAGAACATGGATCAACATCTAAAGAAGCAGATGAATTTATATCTTTAGAACATGTTAAGTCATATAAATATTTGTTGGACTCTTATTTCTAA